The DNA sequence GTCCTCCGGTACCGGTTCGGGGATGGGGATACCCTCTTCCAGAGCCGTCGCCAGCCACGACCTTTTGGCGTCCTCGATCATCTCCGCTGCCTCGGTTATCGTTTCTCCCTGGGTGATGCACCCCGGCAGTTCGGCTATCCTAGCCACGTAGCCTCCGTGCTCCGAGGGATACATCTCGACTGTGTAGGGAAGCGAAAGGTAATGCTCAAGGCTTTTCTCCGCTGCCACCGTTAATCTCCCCTTCCAGGGCCTTGATTGCTTCTTTGACGTACTCGGGTTTTATAGGGTTATCCCTGGGCACAGTTATGAGTTTGTCGGCCCTGACGTAGGTGTAGTGGCTCGACCCGCTCCGGGGCTGGCGCTCTCTGAAGCCTGCCCGCAGGAGCAGCCTCCTGAGTTCGTCGAAGCGAACCTGTTTGGGATTGCGCTTGATCTTCTCGTACAGTTTTTCCAGTTTGCCCAAACCGACCACGCCTCTAAGCGGATAGTATCATATCCAGTACTAGCACGTCAAGAGCTTTAGAAAGGCTTTTAGTCCTGCGCGACGAGACCGGAAAGCGCTAAGGACTATGTGCCGTTTTTTCGGGCCTTAGCGGGTCCTTTTCGGGCACTTACGCGCAGTTTTCGGGTAAGGACCCCCCAACCTGGAGAGAATGCTCCGGGATGCCAAGATGGGGTAGATAGTGGAGGGCACCAACCAGGGTCTAGCGGTTGGTCATTTTCCGGGAGCTGTTCTTGGGGCGCTGAGATACTCCTTGCCCAATGCTATTAACAACCCTGCCATCAATCCCAAGACAGAGGCCACAGCCAAGTTGAGTTTACGGTTGGGCTTTATGGGCGCTGATGGCACCTGGGGGCTGGAGATAATTTGCATGGGCTGGAGGGCATCTAGCTGCTGTTGCAGATCCAGGCAGGCGTTGGTTAGCTGCAAGCGCTGGGAGCTGAGATCGCCCAAGGTCTCTAGGGTTTGCGAGCGGCGGAAGTCTTTGGCTCCCACTGGCAGGTTGCTGGCTTCGATGCCCTTAAGGGTGCTTTCGGCGGAGGCAATTTGTTTTTCTACGGAAGCCAGTTGCTGGTGGAGGACCTGGGCTTGGGATTCCAAAAGCTTTTGGTAGCGCTGGAAGGCAGCTTGGCTTTGCTTTTGAAAGGCAGCAATGATGCTGGCTGTCAAGGCGCGGGCCCGGGCTGGATCGGTATCCTCCACGGCGATTTGCAGGTAAGGGGAATCCTTTACTGGCTCTACTTTCACTCTGGCTTTAAGCC is a window from the Clostridia bacterium genome containing:
- a CDS encoding type II toxin-antitoxin system HicA family toxin, whose translation is MGKLEKLYEKIKRNPKQVRFDELRRLLLRAGFRERQPRSGSSHYTYVRADKLITVPRDNPIKPEYVKEAIKALEGEINGGSGEKP
- a CDS encoding type II toxin-antitoxin system HicB family antitoxin, yielding MYPSEHGGYVARIAELPGCITQGETITEAAEMIEDAKRSWLATALEEGIPIPEPVPEDYSGKLVVRMPRSLHKRLAEMAAKESVSLNQYIVYTLARGVGDRS